One genomic segment of Flavobacteriaceae bacterium includes these proteins:
- a CDS encoding translation initiation factor, which translates to MDLQDQLRNLFPDHISGTPKKEENKSDIWLQDEPILCKYEKRKGKPITVLDGYNGAPSDFKKLAKEIKTSLNVGGSVKNDTIIIQGDYRDQIMKILKEKGFSVKRIGG; encoded by the coding sequence ATGGACTTACAAGATCAGTTACGGAATTTATTTCCCGATCATATATCGGGAACTCCCAAAAAAGAAGAAAATAAAAGTGATATATGGTTGCAAGATGAACCTATACTTTGTAAATATGAAAAACGTAAAGGAAAACCCATAACCGTACTGGATGGTTATAATGGTGCCCCTTCAGATTTTAAAAAACTAGCCAAAGAAATAAAAACCAGTCTGAATGTTGGTGGGAGTGTTAAAAATGACACCATTATTATCCAGGGAGATTACAGAGATCAAATAATGAAAATACTCAAAGAAAAAGGGTTTTCCGTGAAAAGAATCGGCGGGTAA
- a CDS encoding DUF1835 domain-containing protein translates to MDNILHITNGDSLTDYLKKSDYKGTYLTWREMLCEGPLVAIIDSEEFFNLRSTFLKEFYNVESNNYSFKNELNTLNHTETYAAIVLWFEYDLFCHINMLGAINLLQQKNIQKPIYIVISGFVGDEKSLKGLCELNPDQLQTHYNQRVELTPKDKKLAMDLWKIYCGTDHHLLASYPVHTFSFKYLNNCLKAHIERFPNQKTGLNVLETTILKTIRNKEVKSERQLLRYMLNDQGYYGFGDIQLRRMIHKLDIFFELSNGIFKLNSKGHGILSEQQNFMNEMDDHMVYGGAQQMDFRFHLGKNQLVKSVSNAN, encoded by the coding sequence ATGGACAATATCTTGCATATCACCAATGGGGACAGCCTTACTGATTATCTCAAAAAATCAGACTATAAAGGGACGTATCTGACCTGGCGGGAGATGCTATGCGAGGGTCCTTTAGTTGCTATCATAGATTCCGAGGAGTTTTTTAACTTGAGAAGCACATTTTTAAAAGAGTTTTACAACGTAGAATCAAACAACTATTCTTTCAAAAATGAACTCAATACATTAAACCATACAGAAACATATGCTGCTATTGTTTTATGGTTTGAATACGATTTGTTTTGCCATATCAATATGTTGGGTGCCATTAATCTTTTACAGCAAAAGAACATACAAAAACCCATTTATATTGTTATCAGCGGATTTGTTGGCGATGAAAAATCGTTAAAAGGTTTGTGCGAATTAAATCCGGACCAGCTACAAACACATTATAATCAACGAGTTGAATTGACTCCAAAAGATAAAAAGCTAGCGATGGATTTGTGGAAAATATATTGCGGTACAGATCACCACCTTCTCGCCTCTTATCCGGTACATACATTCTCTTTTAAATATTTAAATAACTGTTTAAAAGCACATATAGAACGATTTCCAAATCAAAAGACAGGGTTAAATGTACTGGAAACAACTATTTTAAAAACCATTCGCAACAAGGAGGTAAAATCCGAGCGTCAATTATTGAGATATATGCTAAATGATCAGGGGTATTACGGATTTGGAGATATTCAACTTAGACGAATGATACATAAACTGGATATCTTTTTTGAACTTTCAAATGGCATATTCAAATTAAACAGCAAAGGACATGGGATTTTGTCAGAGCAGCAAAACTTCATGAATGAAATGGATGACCATATGGTTTACGGAGGAGCGCAACAAATGGATTTCCGGTTTCATTTGGGAAAAAACCAACTTGTTAAATCAGTATCAAATGCCAATTAA
- a CDS encoding phosphorylase → MPIKHSELILNPDGSIYHLSLKPEHISKDLIFVGDPDRVDKVTKHFDTIEFTAQKREFKTTTGIYKGKRISVLSTGIGSGNIDIVLNELDALVNIDLTNRKIKEKHTSLNIIRIGTSGSLQANIPVDSFLMSTHALDTGGMLHSYILDTISHSEMEKAFIHHTDWSSKRATPIIIGSSQQLDKKMSSKILYKGITATADGFYGPQGRVLRLPVQDPKLNNKINSFNYKGMRITNLEMETSAIYGLSKLLGHHACSMNAIIANRALGMFSTHPNKTVEDLILYVLNKFAEP, encoded by the coding sequence ATGCCAATTAAACATTCAGAATTAATTCTTAATCCGGACGGAAGCATTTATCATTTAAGTTTAAAACCGGAACACATCTCAAAAGATCTTATTTTTGTAGGTGATCCTGACAGAGTAGATAAAGTTACCAAACATTTCGATACCATCGAATTTACCGCTCAAAAAAGAGAATTCAAAACCACCACCGGGATATATAAAGGCAAAAGAATCAGTGTTCTCTCAACCGGAATCGGATCAGGGAACATAGATATTGTTTTAAATGAATTAGATGCATTGGTAAATATCGACTTAACAAACAGAAAAATAAAAGAAAAACATACATCGTTAAATATTATTCGTATTGGTACGTCCGGATCGTTACAAGCGAATATTCCTGTTGATAGTTTTTTGATGAGTACTCATGCTTTAGATACCGGTGGAATGCTTCATTCCTATATTCTTGATACCATTTCTCATTCTGAAATGGAAAAAGCATTTATTCATCATACGGACTGGAGTTCAAAAAGAGCGACTCCTATCATTATAGGTAGTAGTCAACAGTTAGATAAAAAAATGTCTTCAAAAATACTTTATAAAGGAATAACGGCAACTGCAGACGGGTTTTATGGCCCCCAGGGGAGAGTTTTAAGGTTACCCGTTCAAGATCCGAAATTAAATAATAAAATTAATTCGTTTAACTATAAAGGAATGAGGATTACTAACCTGGAAATGGAAACTTCGGCTATTTACGGGTTATCCAAACTACTGGGCCACCATGCCTGTTCTATGAATGCCATTATAGCCAATAGAGCATTGGGGATGTTTAGTACTCATCCGAATAAGACAGTTGAAGACCTTATTCTTTATGTTTTGAATAAGTTTGCCGAACCATAA
- a CDS encoding isopenicillin N synthase family oxygenase: MNKIPSVDLSDFLSNDKNRKQKFVDEIGHAYENIGFVALKGHFLNDDLVADLYKEIKKFFELPVNVKKKYEIEGIAGQRGYVSFGKESAKGKKEGDLKEFWHFGQYVENDPVPEAEYPKNVYVEELPEFNEVGKKAYKMLEKTAKYVLRSLAIHLHLEETYFDTFIKNGNSILRPIHYPPITTEPKNAVRAAAHGDINLITLLMGAQGKGLQVQNHRGEWIDAVAEPDELMINVGDMLSRHSNNKLKSTIHRVTNPPKELWGTSRYSIPFFMHPISSMKLNVLEGCIDEKNPKLFDDITAGAFLEERLKELGLKK; encoded by the coding sequence ATGAATAAAATACCAAGTGTAGATCTATCGGATTTTTTATCAAACGATAAAAATCGTAAACAGAAATTTGTTGACGAAATAGGACATGCATATGAAAATATAGGGTTTGTAGCACTGAAAGGGCATTTTCTGAACGATGATCTGGTAGCGGACTTATACAAAGAAATCAAAAAGTTTTTCGAACTGCCCGTAAACGTAAAAAAGAAATATGAAATTGAGGGTATTGCAGGACAACGCGGTTATGTTTCTTTCGGTAAAGAAAGTGCCAAAGGGAAAAAAGAAGGGGACTTAAAAGAATTTTGGCATTTTGGTCAATATGTTGAAAACGATCCCGTGCCAGAAGCCGAATACCCAAAAAATGTATATGTTGAAGAACTTCCGGAATTTAATGAAGTTGGGAAAAAAGCATATAAAATGCTGGAAAAAACAGCAAAATATGTACTACGCTCACTAGCTATTCACTTACATTTGGAAGAAACTTATTTTGATACGTTCATTAAAAACGGAAATAGTATTTTAAGGCCCATACACTACCCTCCTATTACTACCGAACCTAAAAACGCGGTGAGAGCTGCTGCTCATGGAGATATCAACCTGATTACTTTATTAATGGGAGCTCAGGGGAAAGGACTGCAAGTACAAAATCATCGCGGAGAATGGATTGATGCTGTTGCCGAGCCTGATGAATTGATGATTAATGTCGGAGATATGCTGTCCAGGCACAGCAATAATAAGTTAAAATCTACCATCCACAGGGTAACCAACCCACCAAAAGAGTTATGGGGAACTTCTCGTTATTCAATCCCATTTTTTATGCACCCGATAAGTAGTATGAAATTAAATGTTTTGGAAGGCTGTATCGATGAAAAAAATCCCAAACTGTTTGATGATATTACGGCAGGAGCATTTTTAGAAGAAAGGCTTAAAGAGTTAGGTTTAAAAAAATAA
- the rlmD gene encoding 23S rRNA (uracil(1939)-C(5))-methyltransferase RlmD gives MSRKKKNVIFENIKVIDAGTKGKAVAKAPDGSIIFMSNAVPGDVVDIQVNKKRKSYYEGKVIQFHTYSDKRTDPVCEHFEYCGGCKWQHMKYVAQLVYKEKEVIHNLQRIGGLDLPEMAPILPCEKNYFYRNKMEFSFSSNRWLTPEEIKSGRKINDKNALGFHIAGMWDKVLDIHYCHLQEDPSNSIRNAIKAFAVKNDIAFFNPKNRDGLLRTVMLRITSTREIMVVIQFYKENTKKRALLLNYLSETFPEITSLQYTINTKANDTIYDQKVILFKGRDHIFEEMEGLHFKINAKSFYQTNSSQAYELYKIIRNFANLSGTELVYDLYTGIGTIAQFIAKKAKKVIGIESVPEAIEDAKNNARLNKINNVAFYVGDIKKIFTSDFINQHGKPDVIITDPPRDGMHKDVVSQIVQIAPKRIVYISCNSATQARDLAFMKKSYKIVKTQAVDMFPQTHHVENVVLLELI, from the coding sequence ATGAGTAGAAAAAAGAAAAATGTCATCTTTGAAAATATTAAAGTAATAGATGCCGGCACCAAAGGAAAAGCAGTAGCAAAAGCACCGGATGGCAGTATTATTTTTATGTCCAATGCAGTCCCCGGGGATGTTGTTGACATACAGGTAAACAAAAAGAGAAAGTCATATTATGAAGGAAAAGTCATTCAATTTCATACCTATTCGGATAAAAGAACTGATCCTGTATGTGAGCATTTCGAATATTGCGGCGGTTGTAAATGGCAACACATGAAATATGTGGCACAATTGGTGTATAAAGAAAAAGAGGTGATTCACAATTTACAGCGAATAGGTGGCCTGGACTTACCTGAGATGGCTCCTATCCTACCCTGTGAAAAAAACTATTTTTACCGCAACAAAATGGAATTTTCTTTTTCTTCTAATCGTTGGTTGACCCCGGAAGAAATCAAATCGGGCCGGAAAATCAACGATAAAAATGCTTTGGGTTTCCACATTGCGGGAATGTGGGATAAAGTTTTGGACATCCATTACTGTCACCTGCAGGAAGATCCTTCCAATTCCATACGAAATGCTATTAAAGCCTTTGCCGTTAAAAATGATATTGCATTTTTTAACCCCAAAAACCGGGATGGTTTGTTAAGAACTGTGATGTTACGTATCACATCTACCCGGGAAATAATGGTCGTCATTCAATTCTATAAAGAAAATACAAAGAAAAGAGCGTTGCTCTTGAATTATCTTTCGGAAACTTTTCCTGAAATCACATCGTTACAATATACCATCAATACAAAAGCAAATGATACTATTTATGACCAAAAGGTGATATTATTCAAAGGAAGAGATCATATTTTTGAAGAAATGGAAGGTTTGCATTTTAAAATCAATGCAAAATCTTTTTATCAGACAAACTCAAGTCAGGCATATGAATTGTATAAGATTATACGCAATTTTGCGAATCTTTCCGGTACAGAGCTAGTATATGATTTATATACGGGAATAGGTACCATTGCTCAATTTATTGCTAAAAAAGCAAAAAAAGTAATTGGAATTGAATCTGTTCCGGAAGCTATAGAAGATGCAAAAAACAACGCACGTCTTAATAAAATTAATAATGTAGCATTCTATGTAGGTGATATCAAAAAAATATTTACATCGGACTTTATTAATCAACACGGAAAACCGGATGTGATTATCACCGATCCGCCAAGAGATGGGATGCATAAAGACGTTGTATCGCAAATCGTACAGATAGCTCCAAAGAGAATTGTGTACATAAGCTGTAATTCAGCAACGCAGGCAAGAGATTTGGCTTTTATGAAAAAATCTTATAAAATTGTTAAAACACAAGCAGTAGATATGTTTCCGCAAACACATCATGTGGAAAATGTTGTACTTTTGGAGCTGATATAA
- a CDS encoding transposase, giving the protein MISYLQEHTIDIVLSEQEKKKLVIKQIKGKNQPGIAVQEYFYKLFGTDIMAIESVSVSTVLSFLSEIGTDIYKFDSAKKFTNWLRLATNNKVSGSKTLSSRTPKGKNKFAIALPNAANTIENKKEGYLAQFFKRIAYKKGRAAAITAIARKIAILIWNMIIKKQAYHPIDSEQDKEKLKQIKTRQIQKNYETT; this is encoded by the coding sequence ATGATAAGCTATTTACAAGAACACACCATAGATATCGTACTAAGCGAACAGGAAAAGAAAAAACTTGTTATTAAGCAAATCAAAGGAAAAAATCAACCCGGAATAGCTGTTCAAGAATACTTCTACAAATTATTTGGTACCGATATTATGGCTATTGAATCGGTAAGTGTAAGCACTGTTCTAAGCTTTTTATCAGAAATAGGCACCGATATCTATAAATTTGATAGTGCCAAAAAATTTACAAATTGGTTAAGACTAGCAACCAATAACAAAGTTTCAGGCAGTAAAACCCTAAGTAGTAGAACTCCTAAGGGTAAAAATAAATTTGCAATAGCTTTGCCTAATGCAGCTAATACCATAGAAAATAAAAAAGAAGGTTATTTGGCTCAGTTCTTTAAACGTATCGCCTATAAAAAAGGAAGAGCAGCAGCTATAACAGCTATAGCCAGAAAAATAGCAATACTTATATGGAATATGATTATCAAAAAACAAGCCTATCATCCCATAGATTCAGAACAAGACAAAGAAAAATTAAAACAAATCAAAACAAGACAAATTCAAAAAAATTATGAAACAACATAA